A single region of the Apodemus sylvaticus chromosome 7, mApoSyl1.1, whole genome shotgun sequence genome encodes:
- the LOC127689683 gene encoding LOW QUALITY PROTEIN: zinc finger protein ZFP2-like (The sequence of the model RefSeq protein was modified relative to this genomic sequence to represent the inferred CDS: deleted 1 base in 1 codon) — protein sequence MTLLSPLHQPHLLFSSECVILVKSRATGSGKAQCRDMEWKRLNYDIYTLRQIRREVRNRRRQILEDLEFLVVFSYYNGGPNWLFYFKMNLKINVCCNQNAQFDDTLELVSFEDVTVKFTWEKWQNLNNAQKMLYRSVMLEMYSSRLSLGQCIPKPELIFKLEQGEGPRTAEEPANKSLPVFCSVGGIIETNQKSRERHLWQVTSNGQNKASEEAEGLENTFYLYSMNISSFVVSNRNCSGVKPEELSGYLNTHLSLEPHGLCAGEQYNGCYVAGKSIRCPVQLGQYSKILTRQQEFEYIGEGKDTKDGKLLKKVTPSKRLQMGLTSCKHNECEQVSVQSDAMTKIGKATFSKKCNLTKHQATNSVRKSCKYLESRKTFTSELDLIVYQRTHNQKKDHVCIQCEKPFSTKSSLTIHQRIHTGEKPYGCSECDKTFRQKSALIVHERTHTGEKHFECCECGKAFQHKWYQRTHTGEKPYEYKECGRAFLKKSYLRMHQGTHKSDKPYEYEKCGKTFHNRLYFNVHHRTHNGEKPYMCSECGKAFYQKSDLRRHQRIHNSEKLHECKECGKAFQNKSYLKTHQKVHTGEKPYECKECGKAFQNKSYLNKHQIIQTGEKPYEYNKCGKTFQWKLVLRKHHRIHTGEKPYECIQCGKMFGYKSSLIVHELIHSGEKPYGCNVCRKTFSQKSNLSRHQRTHRHGKLC from the exons AGTTTTTGGTGGTCTTCTCCTATTACAATGGAGGTCCAAATTGGTTGTTCTATttcaaaatgaacttgaaaattaaTGTGTGCTGTAACCAGAATGCTCAATTTGACGATACACTG GAGTTGGTGTCATTTGAGGATGTCACTGTGAAGTTCACCTGGGAGAAGTGGCAAAATCTCAACAATGCTCAGAAGATGCTGTACAGGAGTGTGATGCTGGAGATGTATAGTAGCCGGCTGTCACTGG GGCAATGCATCCCTAAACCTGAGTTGATCTTCAAattggaacagggagaggggcCAAGGACAGCAGAAGAACCTGCAAACAAGAGTCTGCCAG tcTTCTGCAGTGTGGGTGGCATAATTGAGACTAACCAGAAGAGTCGAGAAAGACATTTGTGGCAAGTTACCTCCAACGGCCAAAATAAAGCAAGTGAGGAAGCAGAGGGAttagaaaacactttttatttatactccatgaatatttcaagttttgttgtAAGTAATAGAAACTGTTCAGGAGTGAAGCCTGAGGAGTTGAGTGGATATCTGAATACACATCTCTCTTTGGAGCCTCATGGATTGTGTGCTGGAGAGCAATATAATGGCTGTTATGTAGCAGGGAAATCCATCAGATGTCCTGTGCAGTTGGGTCAGTATTCCAAGATTCTAACTAGACAGCAGGAATTTGAATATATCGGAGAAGGGAAAGATACAAAGGAtggaaaattattgaaaaaagttACTCCATCTAAGAGACTTCAAATGGGACTGACTTCTTGCAAGCATAATGAGTGTGAGCAAGTTTCTGTTCAGTCAGATGCCATGACTAAGATAGGGAAGGCAACTTTCAGTAAGAAGTGTAACCTCACTAAACACCAAGCAACAAACTCAGTGAGAAAATCTTGTAAATACCTTGAAAGTAGGAAAACCTTTACTAGTGAATTAGACCTTATAGTATATCAGAGGACACATAACCAG AAGAAAGACCATGTATGTATCCAGTGTGAGAAACCTTTTAGCACTAAATCTTCCCTTActattcatcagagaattcacacaggagaaaagccCTATGGATGTAGTGAATGTGATAAAACCTTCAGACAAAAGTCAGCTCTCATTGTACATGAGAgaactcacactggagagaaacactTTGAATGTTGTGAGTGTGGTAAAGCCTTCCAACATAAGTGGTACCAGAGAACTCATACTGGGGAGAAACCATATGAGTATAAAGAATGTGGAAGAGCCTTTCTAAAGAAGTCATACCTCAGAATGCACCAGGGAACTCACAAGAGTGATAAACCATATGAGTATGAGAAatgtgggaaaaccttccatAACAGGTTATACTTCAACGTGCATCATAGAACTCACAATGGCGAGAAGCCCTATATGTGCAGTGAGTGTGGAAAAGCCTTTTACCAGAAGTCAGACCTCAGAAGGCATCAGAGGATCCACAACAGTGAGAAATTACATGAATGTAAagaatgtggaaaagcctttcaAAATAAGTCATACCTCAAAACTCACCAGAAGGTTCACACAGGTGAGAAACCATATGAGTGTAAAGAGTGTGGGAAAGCATTTCAAAACAAGTCATATCTCAACAAGCACCAGATAATTCAAACAGGTGAAAAGCCCTATGAATATAATAAATGTGGGAAAACGTTTCAGTGGAAGTTAGTCCTCCGTAAGCATCACAGAATCCACACAGGTGAAAAGCCCTATGAATGCATTCAGTGTGGAAAAATGTTTGGCTACAAATCATCCCTCATTGTACATGAGTTGATTCATTCTGGGGAGAAACCTTATGGATGTAATGTGTGTAGAAAAACCTTTTCACAGAAATCAAACCTAAGCAGGCATCAGAGAACTCACCGACATGGGAAGCTATGTTAG